A window of Parasynechococcus marenigrum WH 8102 contains these coding sequences:
- a CDS encoding phosphoglycerate kinase: MAKRSLASLNAGDLSGKRVLVRVDFNVPLNEAGAITDDTRIRAALPTINDLIGKGAKVILSAHFGRPKGQVNDAMRLTPVAARLSELLGKPVAKTDSCIGPDAEAKVNAMADGDVVLLENVRFFAEEEKNDAGFAEKLAGLAEVYVNDAFGAAHRAHASTEGVTKFLKPAVAGFLMEKELQYLQGAVDEPKRPLAAIVGGSKVSSKIGVLEALIDKCDKVLIGGGMIFTFYKARGLSVGKSLVEEDKLELAKELEAKAKAKGVELLLPTDVVLADNFAPDANSQVADVTAIPDGWMGLDIGPDAVKVFQDALGDCQTVIWNGPMGVFEFEKFATGTNAIATTLAELSGKGCCTIIGGGDSVAAVEKAGLADKMSHISTGGGASLELLEGKVLPGVAALNDAA, translated from the coding sequence ATGGCGAAGCGTTCCCTGGCCAGCCTTAACGCCGGCGACCTGAGCGGCAAACGCGTTCTCGTGCGGGTTGATTTCAACGTGCCCCTGAACGAGGCCGGTGCGATCACCGACGACACCCGCATCCGCGCCGCCCTGCCCACGATCAACGACCTGATCGGCAAGGGCGCCAAGGTCATTCTTTCTGCTCACTTCGGCCGCCCCAAGGGTCAGGTGAACGACGCCATGCGACTCACCCCCGTGGCCGCCCGCCTGAGCGAACTGCTGGGCAAGCCCGTGGCCAAGACCGACAGCTGCATCGGCCCTGATGCTGAAGCCAAGGTGAACGCCATGGCCGATGGCGATGTGGTGCTGCTGGAGAACGTGCGCTTCTTCGCCGAGGAGGAGAAGAACGACGCTGGGTTCGCCGAGAAGCTTGCTGGCTTGGCTGAGGTGTACGTGAACGATGCCTTCGGCGCCGCCCACCGCGCCCACGCCTCCACCGAGGGCGTGACCAAGTTCCTCAAGCCCGCAGTCGCTGGCTTCCTGATGGAAAAGGAGCTTCAGTACCTGCAGGGTGCTGTGGATGAGCCCAAGCGTCCTCTCGCTGCCATCGTCGGTGGCTCCAAGGTGAGCTCCAAGATCGGCGTGCTCGAGGCCCTGATCGACAAGTGCGACAAGGTGCTGATCGGCGGTGGCATGATCTTCACCTTCTACAAAGCCCGTGGCCTCTCGGTGGGCAAGAGCCTGGTGGAAGAGGACAAGCTTGAACTGGCCAAGGAGCTGGAAGCCAAGGCCAAGGCCAAGGGCGTTGAGCTGCTGCTGCCCACCGATGTGGTGCTGGCCGACAACTTCGCCCCCGATGCCAACAGCCAGGTGGCTGATGTCACCGCCATCCCCGACGGCTGGATGGGTCTGGACATCGGCCCTGATGCGGTGAAGGTGTTCCAGGACGCCCTTGGCGATTGTCAGACCGTGATCTGGAACGGCCCCATGGGCGTGTTCGAATTCGAGAAGTTCGCCACCGGCACCAACGCCATCGCCACAACCCTGGCGGAGCTCAGCGGCAAGGGCTGCTGCACGATCATCGGCGGTGGTGACTCCGTGGCTGCTGTGGAGAAGGCTGGTCTGGCCGACAAGATGTCCCACATCTCCACCGGTGGCGGCGCCAGCCTTGAACTTCTAGAAGGCAAGGTGCTGCCTGGTGTTGCCGCCCTCAACGACGCCGCCTGA
- a CDS encoding RluA family pseudouridine synthase → MSPTWKRPPLPEETFSASFGEGEGELLTLVYPKPLPMRLDRWLVSQRTEQSRARIQKFIDAGYVRVNGKTGKAKTPLRQGDEVQMWMPPPEPLPYLKPEPMALDVLFEDDHLIVINKPAGLTVHPAPGNKDGTLVNGLLHHCPDLPGISGKLRPGIVHRLDKDTTGCIVIAKSQQALVRLQGQIQKRIASREYLAVVHGVPGGDSGTIVGAIGRHPADRKKYAVVNDDSGRYACTHWTLQERLGDYSLLRFKLDTGRTHQIRVHCAHINHPVVGDPTYSRCRKLPMELPGQALHAFQLGLDHPISGERMAFQAPLPPVMERLLGVLRRRIG, encoded by the coding sequence ATGAGCCCCACCTGGAAGCGACCCCCATTGCCGGAGGAGACCTTCAGCGCGTCCTTCGGTGAGGGGGAGGGTGAACTGCTGACCCTCGTTTATCCCAAGCCGCTGCCGATGCGGTTGGACCGCTGGTTGGTGAGTCAGCGCACCGAGCAGAGCAGGGCCCGGATCCAGAAATTTATTGATGCCGGCTATGTGCGGGTGAACGGCAAGACCGGCAAAGCCAAAACCCCCCTGCGCCAGGGCGATGAGGTGCAGATGTGGATGCCGCCACCGGAGCCGTTGCCGTATCTCAAGCCGGAACCGATGGCGTTGGACGTCCTGTTCGAGGACGATCATCTGATCGTGATCAACAAGCCCGCCGGCCTCACGGTGCATCCAGCTCCAGGCAACAAGGACGGCACGCTGGTGAACGGTCTGTTGCATCACTGCCCTGATCTGCCGGGGATCAGCGGCAAGCTGCGCCCCGGGATTGTTCACCGGTTGGACAAAGACACCACCGGATGCATTGTGATTGCCAAATCCCAGCAAGCGCTGGTGCGGCTGCAGGGGCAGATCCAGAAGCGGATCGCCTCACGGGAATATCTGGCGGTGGTGCACGGCGTACCTGGTGGTGACAGCGGCACGATCGTGGGTGCCATAGGCCGCCATCCCGCTGATCGCAAAAAGTACGCCGTTGTCAACGATGACTCCGGCCGTTACGCCTGCACCCATTGGACGTTGCAGGAACGGCTTGGTGATTACTCGTTGCTGCGTTTCAAGCTGGATACCGGTCGCACCCATCAGATCCGGGTGCACTGCGCCCACATAAACCATCCGGTGGTGGGGGACCCCACCTACAGCCGCTGCCGCAAACTGCCGATGGAGCTGCCAGGGCAGGCCCTGCATGCGTTTCAGCTGGGCCTGGATCATCCGATCAGTGGGGAACGGATGGCTTTTCAGGCGCCGTTACCGCCGGTGATGGAGCGGTTGCTGGGGGTCTTGCGGCGGCGAATCGGTTGA
- a CDS encoding NAD(P)-dependent oxidoreductase — translation MTRCDLNLGFIGLGAIGRPMAANLCRSGFLLNVHTRSRSAETAPELQEARSCASPAEAAEAVDVLLICVSDDQAVETVLFGSDGAASTLRPGSVVVDCSTIAPATAMACAKRLAQQGIHYLDAPVTGGTEGAKAGTLKLLVGGESTAVACVRPVLEVIGSTIHHFGPVGRGQQVKAVNQVLVAGSYAAVAEAMALGKRLDLPMDQVVEALKSGAAGSWALDHRSAGMLMGHYPLGFRLALHHKDLGIALEAAESVQLELPISRTVRQLEHDLMQQGHGDEDVSALHRQFETKS, via the coding sequence ATGACCAGATGTGACCTGAACCTCGGCTTCATCGGTCTGGGCGCCATTGGACGGCCGATGGCGGCCAACCTCTGCCGATCCGGCTTCCTGCTCAATGTGCACACCCGTAGCCGGAGCGCTGAAACGGCTCCTGAGCTTCAGGAAGCACGCTCGTGCGCCAGCCCGGCCGAAGCGGCCGAGGCCGTCGATGTGCTGCTGATCTGCGTCAGCGATGACCAAGCCGTGGAAACCGTGCTGTTCGGATCCGACGGCGCGGCCTCAACCCTGCGACCCGGCTCGGTGGTGGTGGACTGCTCCACCATCGCTCCTGCAACAGCCATGGCCTGCGCCAAGCGCTTGGCCCAGCAGGGGATTCACTATCTCGATGCCCCGGTAACCGGCGGCACTGAAGGAGCCAAAGCAGGAACGCTGAAGCTGTTGGTGGGCGGAGAGTCCACAGCGGTGGCCTGCGTGCGACCCGTGCTGGAGGTGATCGGCAGCACGATTCACCACTTCGGACCTGTGGGCCGCGGCCAACAGGTGAAGGCGGTGAATCAGGTGCTGGTGGCTGGCAGCTACGCCGCCGTGGCGGAAGCGATGGCGCTGGGGAAGCGGCTCGACCTGCCGATGGACCAGGTGGTGGAGGCGTTGAAGAGCGGAGCTGCTGGCTCCTGGGCCCTCGACCATCGCTCAGCGGGAATGCTGATGGGTCATTACCCGCTGGGTTTCCGCCTGGCCCTGCACCACAAGGATCTAGGGATCGCCCTGGAGGCAGCGGAAAGCGTGCAGCTGGAGCTCCCGATCAGCCGCACGGTGCGACAGCTGGAACATGACCTGATGCAGCAAGGGCATGGCGATGAGGACGTCTCAGCCCTGCACCGACAATTTGAGACGAAATCGTGA
- a CDS encoding universal stress protein codes for MFETVLLPLDANPQALDTAVKALELVQVYDSRLVLLRLLDLVPDPPLLVRIQARIDQSGVPCQRLERGGEPLTVILDVADELNVDVIVMGTGGVSLNSNDGSTAARVIELAPCPVLVVP; via the coding sequence ATGTTTGAGACCGTCCTCCTGCCCCTGGACGCCAACCCCCAGGCTCTGGACACAGCGGTCAAGGCCCTGGAGCTCGTTCAGGTCTACGACAGCCGCCTCGTGCTGCTCAGATTGCTGGATTTGGTGCCTGATCCACCGCTGCTGGTGCGGATCCAGGCGCGGATTGATCAGTCCGGTGTGCCCTGCCAGCGGCTGGAGCGCGGCGGTGAGCCCCTGACCGTGATCCTGGACGTGGCGGACGAGTTGAATGTGGATGTGATCGTGATGGGAACTGGCGGCGTGAGCCTCAACTCCAATGACGGCAGCACGGCAGCCCGCGTGATCGAGTTGGCTCCCTGTCCTGTCCTGGTGGTGCCATGA
- the ylqF gene encoding ribosome biogenesis GTPase YlqF translates to MSTPAIQWYPGHIAKAEQQLSRHLDKVDLVIEVRDARIPLATGHPHLDRWLKGKQHLLVINRRDMVTPAAREAWEAWFKGRGQRTVWCDAKAGTGVKQVQQAAIRAGDQLNERRRNRGMRPRPVRALTLGFPNVGKSALINRLVKQKVVASARRAGVTRTLRWVRLGQDLDLLDAPGVLPPRLDDQQAALHLALCDDIGQAAYDGELVAQAFLQLLIDLQQQQASGVAIPVLESRYGIPVQGETADPPYWLEAAAQRHTSGDTARMAQRLLDDFRKSALGSIALELPE, encoded by the coding sequence ATGAGCACACCGGCCATTCAGTGGTACCCCGGCCACATCGCCAAGGCGGAGCAGCAGCTCAGTCGCCACCTCGACAAGGTGGATCTGGTGATCGAAGTGCGCGATGCCAGGATTCCCCTGGCCACCGGGCACCCCCACCTGGACCGTTGGCTGAAGGGGAAGCAGCACCTGCTGGTGATCAACCGGCGTGACATGGTGACACCCGCGGCTCGGGAGGCCTGGGAGGCCTGGTTCAAAGGACGCGGCCAGCGCACGGTGTGGTGCGATGCCAAGGCGGGCACCGGTGTGAAGCAGGTGCAGCAGGCGGCTATTCGGGCTGGTGATCAGTTGAATGAACGGCGACGCAACCGCGGCATGCGGCCCCGGCCTGTGCGGGCCCTCACGCTGGGCTTCCCCAACGTCGGTAAGTCCGCGCTGATCAATCGCCTGGTGAAGCAGAAAGTGGTGGCCAGTGCCCGGCGGGCTGGCGTGACTCGTACGTTGCGTTGGGTGCGGCTGGGGCAGGACCTCGATCTGCTGGATGCTCCTGGGGTGTTGCCGCCCCGGCTGGATGATCAGCAGGCGGCGCTCCACCTGGCTCTCTGCGACGACATCGGCCAGGCCGCCTATGACGGCGAGCTTGTGGCCCAGGCCTTCCTGCAATTGCTGATTGATCTTCAGCAGCAGCAGGCCTCGGGCGTGGCCATCCCTGTGCTGGAAAGCCGCTACGGCATTCCAGTGCAGGGGGAAACGGCGGATCCCCCCTATTGGCTGGAGGCGGCGGCGCAGCGCCACACCTCTGGCGACACGGCCCGGATGGCCCAGCGCCTGTTGGATGACTTCCGCAAATCCGCCCTTGGCAGCATTGCCCTGGAGCTGCCGGAATGA